One Rosa chinensis cultivar Old Blush chromosome 3, RchiOBHm-V2, whole genome shotgun sequence DNA window includes the following coding sequences:
- the LOC112194599 gene encoding uncharacterized protein LOC112194599, whose translation MTHLTKLDFDPLEISGKNYLSWVLDAEIHLMANNLGDAIKVGNKSFVLDRAKAMIFLRHNLDKSLKDEYITMKDPLELWDALADRFAHQKTIILPRARYEWTHLRLQDFNFVTDFNSYRERGFKKFADLISCLLVAEQNNELLMKNHQSRPTGSKPIPELNVIFTGGHANRHGNKHGNTSARVKGRDRQ comes from the exons ATGACGCATCTGACAAAATTGGACTTTGATCCTCTTGAAATTTCTGGCAAGAACTATTTGAGCTGGGTTCTTGATGCTGAAATTCATCTCATGGCTAACAACCTTGGAGATGCCATCAAAGTTGGCAATAAGTCATTTGTGCTAGATCGCGCCAAGGCTATGATTTTCTTGCGACATAATCTTGACAAGAGCCTAAAAGATGAGTACATTACGATGAAAGACCCGCTTGAGCTTTGGGATGCATTGGCTGATCGATTTGCTCATCAGAAAACCATTATTCTACCTAGAGCACGGTACGAATGGACGCATTTGCGCCTTCAAGACTTCAACTTTGTCACTGATTTCAATTCT TACCGAGAGAGAGGATTCAAGAAGTTTGCAGACCTCATCTCATGTCTTTTAGTGGCAGAGCAAAATAATGAGCTCCTAATGAAAAACCACCAATCTCGCCCTACCGGGTCTAAACCCATACCTGAGTTGAATGTTATTTTCACTGGTGGTCATGCGAATAGACATggcaacaagcatggcaacACTAGTGCTCGTGTTAAGGGACGTGACCGTCAATGA